In Saccharicrinis fermentans DSM 9555 = JCM 21142, a genomic segment contains:
- a CDS encoding response regulator transcription factor, whose protein sequence is MELPDKKIQVGIVARQFLYRLGIKTILSVIGIEPEIKEFSGTRQLKSFLMGNSCLDYALLSEDVFDKDAAIGIHELKSCCPTIKLMVIGKAIIPNCPCNKFILHADNQKEVLDKLQEFFFESDDDDKPEEQSAILSEREIDVLKNVALGFSNKQIADNLFISVNTVITHRKNITEKLGIKTIAGLTVYAIMNEIIYPDDVKF, encoded by the coding sequence ATGGAATTGCCAGATAAGAAAATACAAGTAGGTATTGTTGCCCGACAATTTCTGTATAGGTTAGGTATAAAAACGATATTAAGTGTCATTGGGATTGAACCGGAAATAAAAGAATTTAGTGGGACGAGACAATTAAAGTCTTTTTTAATGGGAAATTCCTGTTTGGATTATGCTTTACTTTCAGAGGATGTGTTTGATAAAGATGCAGCCATAGGAATACATGAGTTAAAGTCTTGTTGTCCCACTATAAAGTTAATGGTTATAGGTAAGGCTATTATACCCAACTGTCCGTGCAATAAGTTTATACTGCACGCGGATAACCAAAAAGAGGTTTTAGATAAACTGCAAGAATTCTTTTTTGAATCTGATGATGATGATAAACCGGAAGAGCAATCTGCTATTTTAAGCGAACGAGAGATCGATGTACTTAAAAATGTTGCCTTGGGTTTTTCCAATAAACAGATTGCAGATAATTTGTTTATCAGTGTTAATACAGTCATCACGCACCGGAAAAATATTACAGAAAAGTTAGGCATTAAAACCATTGCAGGTTTAACTGTTTATGCTATAATGAACGAAATTATTTATCCGGATGATGTGAAGTTTTAG
- a CDS encoding hemerythrin domain-containing protein, giving the protein METIQYSMNKNLPFTSKTKMADVIHRDYTLIPIIGRFGIEFGFGNKTVSEVCDIYNINVWFFLEMVNSFHNKEYFPKKQLQNFSVMHIVQYLSNTHKYYRETKVPEIQGYIDAMENGVFHSNLKNIKLLNDFFKEYTNELLHHLKKEDGEVFPYVINLEKCIQNKIRDEEISRVIKEESIEEYERGHDSLEVKLSDLKNLIIKFLPSVLCKELCQKLLTELFRLEKDLENHSRIEDKVLVPKVKMLEQKYLDIHGIAR; this is encoded by the coding sequence ATGGAAACAATACAATATTCTATGAACAAGAATTTACCCTTCACCTCTAAAACCAAAATGGCCGATGTCATTCACCGAGATTATACACTCATACCCATCATAGGTCGTTTTGGTATTGAGTTCGGTTTCGGAAACAAAACAGTGAGTGAGGTCTGTGACATATATAACATCAATGTGTGGTTTTTTTTGGAGATGGTTAATTCCTTTCATAACAAGGAGTATTTCCCTAAAAAACAACTGCAGAATTTTTCCGTGATGCATATAGTCCAGTATTTGTCAAATACCCACAAATATTATAGAGAGACAAAGGTGCCGGAAATACAAGGGTACATTGATGCCATGGAAAATGGGGTATTCCATAGTAATTTGAAGAATATTAAGCTTTTAAATGACTTCTTCAAAGAATATACAAATGAGTTGTTGCATCATTTAAAGAAAGAGGATGGAGAAGTATTTCCTTATGTCATTAATTTAGAAAAGTGTATTCAAAATAAAATAAGGGATGAAGAGATTTCTAGAGTTATAAAAGAAGAATCGATAGAAGAGTACGAGCGTGGACATGATAGTTTGGAAGTAAAATTAAGTGATTTAAAAAATTTGATTATTAAGTTTTTACCGTCAGTGCTATGTAAGGAGTTATGTCAAAAATTACTTACAGAGTTGTTTCGCTTAGAAAAAGATTTAGAGAATCACTCGAGGATTGAGGATAAAGTGCTAGTACCCAAAGTAAAAATGTTAGAACAAAAATACCTTGATATTCATGGAATTGCCAGATAA
- a CDS encoding beta-glucosidase produces MKVIIFLILPIMKRITPFLVAFILLGACSQSNDQEFKTDTPFQPFQPPINYNDARAQAIKILAQMTMDERISMIGGYNTFFTKGFEKFNVPAMYLSDATQGVNIRSHLDDQLQKSVAFPSPIALASTWNKELAGNYAKSIGEECRAGEIAILLGPGMNIYRIAQNGRNFEYFGEDPYLVARMIENYVVGMQSTGTMATLKHFVANNTDYKRRTSNSVVDKRTLHEIYLPAFEAGIDAGAMAVMTSYNLVNGEYAGQNKDVITGLLRHDLGFKWLVMSDWWSVYDAEKVIKSGLDLDMPGEPRAEYPEYMKKEEFFLRFTAKPLLEEGKVQEEDINRMVTNILTTEIAMGLLERPIKDSTYFDNFDQHVEVALQTGRESIVLLKNDHILPIDTTGKISILLTGEYSNIIPHGGGAAEVAGYDHVTMLTALKEIYGEKVTYIENPTDEDIKTYSHVIYCTGTFDSEGWDKSFDFSEKINTEIKHIASLNKNTIVSVSSGSGMNMTAWNDEIAGLLYSWYPGQIGFKGFAEIIAGITNPSAKLPITIEKKFEDSPGYGYIPEGQELYTGWDQDHRIIDPINDIKYEEDIFVGYRWYEHKAIEPLYAFGFGLSYTKYEYSNLQLENKSIKAGENLNIKVDVKNTGTMDGKEIVQVYVRDLDSSVERPTKELKGFKKVSIAAGDKQTVYFTLSKRDFAYWDVETEDWNIEPGQFEILVGTASNNILASAKIDVTNE; encoded by the coding sequence TTGAAGGTCATTATTTTTTTAATATTGCCAATTATGAAAAGAATAACTCCTTTCCTTGTCGCATTTATTTTATTAGGTGCATGTAGCCAGTCTAATGACCAAGAATTTAAGACAGATACCCCGTTTCAACCTTTTCAACCTCCTATCAACTACAATGATGCTAGAGCACAGGCTATAAAAATTCTTGCTCAGATGACCATGGATGAAAGAATATCTATGATCGGTGGTTATAATACCTTTTTCACAAAAGGATTTGAAAAATTTAATGTGCCGGCCATGTATCTCTCTGATGCAACACAAGGAGTTAACATACGTTCTCATTTAGACGATCAGCTTCAAAAATCAGTTGCTTTCCCAAGCCCAATAGCCTTAGCAAGTACTTGGAACAAGGAGTTAGCAGGTAATTATGCAAAATCAATTGGCGAAGAGTGTAGAGCTGGTGAAATTGCAATATTGCTTGGACCAGGAATGAACATTTATCGCATAGCACAAAACGGTAGAAACTTTGAATATTTTGGCGAAGATCCATACCTCGTTGCTCGGATGATAGAAAATTATGTGGTAGGAATGCAAAGCACGGGTACGATGGCTACTTTAAAACATTTTGTAGCTAACAATACAGACTATAAGAGAAGAACATCAAATTCTGTAGTAGATAAAAGAACATTACACGAAATTTATTTACCAGCGTTTGAAGCTGGTATTGATGCAGGAGCTATGGCTGTAATGACTTCTTATAATTTAGTAAATGGAGAATATGCTGGGCAAAACAAAGATGTGATAACAGGTCTTTTACGCCATGACTTAGGTTTTAAATGGCTAGTAATGAGTGATTGGTGGTCGGTATATGATGCCGAAAAAGTAATAAAATCAGGACTCGACTTGGATATGCCTGGGGAACCAAGGGCTGAATACCCTGAATATATGAAGAAAGAAGAATTTTTTTTACGTTTTACTGCAAAACCACTTCTCGAAGAAGGAAAAGTACAGGAGGAAGATATCAACAGAATGGTTACTAATATTCTTACAACAGAAATTGCCATGGGACTACTAGAGCGCCCAATAAAAGATTCTACTTATTTTGATAACTTTGACCAACACGTAGAAGTAGCCTTGCAGACAGGAAGAGAAAGCATTGTACTTCTTAAGAATGATCATATTTTACCTATTGACACAACTGGAAAAATATCAATTTTACTTACAGGCGAATATTCCAATATAATACCCCATGGAGGAGGTGCTGCAGAGGTTGCCGGATACGACCATGTAACCATGTTAACAGCGCTTAAAGAGATTTATGGAGAAAAAGTGACTTATATTGAAAATCCAACTGACGAAGACATAAAAACTTACAGCCATGTGATTTACTGTACAGGAACATTTGATTCTGAAGGATGGGATAAATCATTTGATTTTTCAGAGAAGATTAATACTGAGATTAAACATATTGCTTCCCTTAATAAGAATACCATTGTGTCTGTTAGCTCTGGTAGTGGAATGAATATGACTGCATGGAATGATGAGATCGCTGGATTACTTTACAGTTGGTATCCTGGTCAAATTGGTTTTAAAGGTTTTGCTGAAATAATTGCTGGCATTACTAATCCATCGGCTAAATTGCCTATAACGATAGAGAAAAAATTTGAAGACTCCCCAGGATATGGTTACATACCTGAAGGTCAGGAATTATATACAGGTTGGGATCAAGATCATCGAATCATCGACCCAATAAATGACATAAAGTACGAAGAAGATATTTTTGTGGGTTATCGTTGGTACGAGCACAAAGCCATTGAGCCTCTTTATGCCTTTGGGTTTGGTTTATCATATACAAAATACGAATACAGTAATTTACAATTAGAAAACAAATCAATAAAAGCAGGAGAAAACCTCAATATCAAAGTTGATGTAAAAAATACGGGTACAATGGACGGTAAGGAAATTGTTCAGGTGTATGTTCGTGATCTTGATTCATCGGTTGAACGGCCTACAAAAGAGTTGAAAGGTTTTAAAAAAGTGAGCATAGCAGCTGGTGATAAACAGACCGTTTATTTTACTTTAAGCAAAAGAGATTTTGCATATTGGGATGTAGAAACTGAAGATTGGAATATAGAACCAGGTCAGTTTGAAATACTTGTAGGTACAGCTTCAAATAATATATTAGCAAGCGCTAAAATTGATGTAACAAATGAGTAA
- a CDS encoding nitroreductase family protein, with amino-acid sequence MLTSVRGNTEIASGAKQAAAFLYGSSEKRKVKFAESNASLLAMSQMIAAKNKGVDSHPMSGIDFEGIQKEFGLKESENLVMVISLGYFDASKQLYPRKPRRLFEDITTIV; translated from the coding sequence ATGCTAACAAGTGTAAGAGGTAATACCGAAATAGCTTCTGGAGCAAAGCAAGCCGCTGCCTTTCTTTATGGTTCAAGTGAAAAGCGAAAGGTAAAATTCGCCGAAAGCAATGCTAGTCTACTTGCAATGTCACAAATGATTGCCGCAAAGAACAAAGGAGTTGATTCACATCCCATGAGTGGTATTGATTTTGAAGGCATACAAAAAGAGTTTGGTTTAAAAGAAAGTGAAAATCTGGTTATGGTGATTTCCTTAGGTTATTTTGATGCTTCGAAACAACTTTATCCAAGAAAGCCACGCCGTTTATTTGAAGATATTACAACAATCGTTTAA
- a CDS encoding DoxX family protein, translating to MISKTKNIAAWVIASSLTALFLFSATGKLFLQPEQMEQMKLGDWRIIIALGEIASSLLFLFPRTNKYGSLLLSSYMGGAIIIHMTSAMSIMMPSVILVLVWIVLYLRNPNFFKV from the coding sequence ATGATTTCAAAAACAAAAAATATTGCGGCTTGGGTAATAGCCAGTTCATTGACTGCGCTTTTTCTATTTAGTGCGACTGGAAAGCTTTTTTTACAACCAGAACAAATGGAGCAAATGAAGTTAGGCGATTGGCGAATAATAATCGCATTGGGTGAAATAGCTTCTTCATTATTGTTCTTATTTCCAAGAACAAATAAATATGGAAGCTTATTACTAAGTTCATATATGGGTGGTGCTATCATTATTCATATGACTAGTGCCATGAGTATAATGATGCCTAGTGTCATACTTGTATTAGTTTGGATCGTTTTGTATTTAAGAAATCCTAATTTCTTTAAAGTATGA
- a CDS encoding MarR family winged helix-turn-helix transcriptional regulator has translation MKIEEEIKGRFRNEYHKGAINLGYTFKQIEYAFNQSLKAHGLAEQQYNVLRILRGFRAEAPLSIGFIKERMLDKNSDVSRIVDRLLKKRLVSRIENPNDRRQKSVEITKKGLELLDNMLNYELKVDTLLKNLSQNEVEELNRLLDKIRE, from the coding sequence ATGAAAATTGAAGAAGAAATAAAAGGACGGTTTCGAAACGAATATCATAAGGGTGCGATAAATTTAGGATACACATTCAAACAAATAGAGTATGCGTTTAATCAATCGCTTAAAGCACATGGACTTGCAGAACAGCAATATAACGTTTTAAGGATACTGAGGGGCTTTCGTGCTGAAGCCCCCCTTTCCATCGGTTTTATTAAAGAGCGAATGCTGGATAAAAACTCGGATGTAAGCCGTATTGTAGATCGACTTTTAAAAAAAAGACTTGTAAGTCGTATAGAAAACCCAAATGACAGGCGTCAGAAATCAGTTGAAATCACTAAAAAGGGATTAGAGTTACTGGATAACATGCTTAACTATGAGTTGAAAGTAGACACCCTACTTAAAAACTTGTCACAAAACGAAGTTGAAGAATTAAATCGTCTGTTAGATAAAATTCGTGAATGA
- the istA gene encoding IS21 family transposase, with amino-acid sequence MDRGTVRKYLAMDEQTFMLWINKQHRLSKKLSGYYKYVKTLLESTPYLSAAQVEDRLKESFEDLPKVDSKTVYNFVKTIREKHAINKYKEVGSRQYQKLPEVAYGSEAQVDFGEITMQSGEGHRIKVYFFAMVLSRSRYKYVYCQRCPFTTQTAVYAHELAFNYFNGIPSKIIYDQDKVFIKGENLGDVLLTEGFRSFCQQYSFETIFCRKADPESKGKVENVVKYVKYNFLKGRTFQDQNTLQEDCLAWLKRTANAKLHGTTRKVPYEQWLIEQSHLEPYRDTPEKPLILLPGYKVRKDNTVAYKGNFYSLPIGTYKDADTTVLLDDKGNTLDLLSDVNTLVASHKIPLGKGVLVRNTDHCREKSKTLQQRYELLLNAFGNTPESQSYLADLENDKPRYFHDNIREILKAINNANDRVKTETLNFCIENKVFNGYRFAEVLAHLQNEEKQISEASKINISKVNVEPPKESIAPAQSSIEIYETLLR; translated from the coding sequence ATAGATAGAGGCACTGTCCGTAAATATTTAGCAATGGATGAACAGACTTTTATGTTGTGGATAAATAAGCAGCATCGCCTGTCAAAAAAGCTCTCTGGTTATTATAAATATGTAAAAACACTTCTCGAAAGCACGCCTTACTTGTCAGCCGCCCAGGTAGAAGATCGTTTAAAAGAATCATTTGAAGATTTACCGAAAGTAGATAGCAAAACGGTCTATAACTTCGTAAAAACGATTCGGGAGAAGCATGCCATCAATAAGTACAAAGAAGTGGGTTCCCGTCAATATCAAAAGCTGCCTGAGGTAGCTTATGGTAGCGAGGCTCAGGTTGATTTTGGCGAGATTACTATGCAGAGTGGAGAAGGTCATCGTATCAAAGTGTATTTCTTCGCCATGGTACTTTCGCGTTCTCGCTACAAGTACGTTTATTGTCAACGCTGCCCTTTTACCACCCAAACTGCGGTATATGCTCACGAGTTAGCTTTTAATTACTTTAACGGTATACCAAGTAAGATCATTTACGATCAGGATAAAGTATTTATAAAGGGGGAAAATCTTGGTGATGTTTTATTAACAGAAGGATTTCGAAGTTTTTGCCAGCAATACTCTTTTGAAACTATTTTTTGCAGGAAAGCAGATCCTGAATCCAAGGGAAAGGTTGAGAATGTGGTGAAATATGTCAAATATAACTTCCTGAAAGGTCGTACATTTCAGGATCAAAACACCCTTCAGGAAGATTGCCTGGCATGGCTTAAACGTACAGCAAATGCCAAGCTTCACGGAACCACCAGGAAAGTCCCTTATGAACAATGGTTGATTGAACAATCACATCTGGAACCTTACCGCGACACCCCTGAAAAACCATTAATATTACTGCCTGGTTACAAGGTTCGAAAAGACAACACCGTTGCCTACAAGGGAAATTTTTACAGTTTACCAATAGGGACTTACAAAGATGCCGATACAACCGTGCTTCTTGATGACAAAGGGAATACCCTGGACTTGTTATCTGATGTAAATACGCTTGTTGCGTCTCATAAGATTCCGCTGGGAAAGGGTGTTTTGGTGCGCAACACGGATCACTGCCGCGAAAAATCAAAGACACTACAACAGAGATATGAACTTTTATTAAACGCTTTTGGCAATACACCAGAATCACAAAGCTATTTGGCTGACCTGGAAAATGACAAACCGCGTTATTTTCATGATAATATAAGGGAAATTTTAAAAGCTATAAACAATGCGAACGATCGGGTAAAAACGGAAACTTTAAACTTCTGCATCGAAAACAAAGTGTTTAATGGGTATCGATTTGCGGAGGTACTTGCCCATCTTCAAAACGAAGAAAAACAAATATCGGAGGCGAGTAAAATAAACATCAGTAAAGTGAATGTGGAACCCCCTAAGGAGTCGATTGCTCCTGCCCAAAGTAGTATCGAAATTTATGAAACATTATTGAGATAG
- the istB gene encoding IS21-like element helper ATPase IstB, translating to MKQIEQIKQYAELLRLTQTKKSPEEILHQAQIDKLSYTEFTLELLKKEVLHRQNTDLERRLKLARLPKKHQLDNYDFNVANGITKPQLKQLRELMWLEQNYNLVLMGPSGTGKTYIAAGLVHDAVVAGYKSYFITMEELVTILKMKEMTSSALNAYNRLTKAHLIAIDDIMLFPIKKHEAVAFFNLVNHLHEQTSVIITTNKSPKQWAETLEDEVLATALLDRLLYRCEVLKLEGKSYRMENRKTIFSHEH from the coding sequence ATGAAGCAAATAGAACAAATCAAGCAGTATGCCGAATTGTTGCGGCTTACCCAGACAAAGAAGTCCCCAGAAGAAATCTTGCATCAGGCGCAAATAGATAAGCTTTCATATACGGAATTCACCCTGGAGTTATTGAAAAAAGAAGTCCTTCACAGGCAAAATACCGATCTGGAGCGAAGACTCAAACTAGCCAGATTACCGAAGAAACATCAGCTGGATAACTACGATTTTAATGTTGCCAACGGTATTACAAAACCCCAACTAAAACAACTGCGTGAGTTGATGTGGCTGGAACAAAACTACAATCTGGTTTTAATGGGACCATCCGGAACCGGTAAAACCTATATTGCGGCGGGCCTTGTGCATGATGCTGTAGTTGCCGGGTACAAATCTTATTTCATCACAATGGAAGAACTTGTTACCATATTAAAAATGAAAGAAATGACATCTTCTGCTTTAAATGCTTACAACCGACTGACAAAAGCTCATTTAATTGCGATTGATGATATAATGCTTTTTCCTATTAAGAAACATGAAGCTGTGGCATTTTTCAACCTTGTAAATCACCTACATGAACAGACCTCTGTGATTATTACAACAAATAAATCGCCTAAACAATGGGCTGAAACCCTCGAGGATGAAGTCCTGGCCACGGCACTGTTAGATCGCTTGCTTTATCGATGTGAAGTCTTGAAATTGGAAGGGAAAAGCTATCGGATGGAAAACAGAAAAACAATCTTTTCTCATGAACACTAA
- a CDS encoding transposase → MDKFKNTYRTTSHRKPNWDYSNDAIYYLTIVRQHRTCDLGEIVDGKMNLSDFGEIVHHQWIKSFEMRHELFLDKYVIMPNHIHAIVVLKNDNINGECTVGGHTVGGRTVGGRTAVETHGRASLPSQQQQQQQQQQPHKQKLVRQPKSISSFMAGFKSAVNSKIDDFIDDNNLNIPKYNRNNHFFQPNYHDHIIRNTGEYHRIVKYINDNPKNWDNDNFK, encoded by the coding sequence ATGGATAAATTCAAAAATACATACCGTACAACATCGCATAGGAAACCCAATTGGGATTATTCCAATGATGCCATCTATTACCTAACCATTGTCAGACAACATAGGACATGTGATTTAGGTGAAATTGTGGATGGTAAAATGAATTTATCGGATTTTGGTGAAATTGTACATCATCAATGGATAAAATCATTTGAAATGCGCCATGAATTATTTTTGGATAAATACGTAATCATGCCAAATCATATCCACGCCATTGTTGTTTTAAAAAATGATAATATAAATGGCGAATGCACGGTTGGTGGTCACACGGTTGGTGGTCGCACGGTTGGTGGTCGCACGGCCGTAGAGACGCACGGCCGTGCGTCTCTACCATCCCAACAACAACAACAACAACAACAACAACAACCCCACAAACAAAAATTGGTGCGCCAACCCAAATCAATTTCATCATTTATGGCAGGATTCAAATCGGCGGTAAATTCAAAAATTGATGATTTTATTGATGATAACAATTTGAACATTCCAAAATATAACAGGAACAATCATTTTTTTCAACCCAATTATCACGATCATATTATTCGTAATACAGGCGAATATCATCGCATTGTAAAATACATTAACGATAATCCTAAAAATTGGGATAATGATAATTTTAAATAG
- a CDS encoding nuclease-related domain-containing protein, which translates to MEVWKYIGEYDSIIFGTVIGMVLLVIIIPLIRKIRDRKLLKTVTSLNRGTQSERDLVLQLLKYGIPAQTIFHDLFIEKNNGEFSQIDVVVATTEGIIVFEVKDYSGWIFGNGNYTHWTKVLAYGKNKYRFYNPIKQNQNHIQTLRKQLRQFEKIPFFSIIAFYGDCELKEINFVPEGTFLVKSPRIFEVLRHIKKENEAAPYINKNEIVRLLKQAVQNGESISKQKKHIENINDMLGKDRIFD; encoded by the coding sequence ATGGAAGTTTGGAAATATATAGGAGAATATGACAGTATCATTTTTGGGACAGTAATTGGGATGGTCCTTCTAGTGATCATTATTCCATTGATTAGAAAGATTCGAGATAGAAAACTCCTAAAGACAGTTACATCATTAAATAGAGGAACACAATCAGAAAGAGATTTAGTTTTACAATTGTTGAAATATGGAATACCTGCCCAGACAATATTTCATGACTTATTTATTGAAAAAAACAATGGTGAGTTTTCTCAAATTGATGTTGTGGTTGCAACAACAGAAGGGATTATTGTATTTGAGGTAAAAGACTACAGTGGATGGATTTTTGGTAACGGTAATTATACACATTGGACCAAAGTTCTAGCTTACGGAAAAAATAAATATCGATTCTACAACCCAATTAAACAAAACCAAAACCATATTCAGACTTTACGAAAACAACTTAGACAATTTGAAAAGATTCCATTTTTTTCGATAATAGCTTTTTATGGTGATTGTGAATTGAAAGAAATTAATTTCGTTCCTGAAGGAACATTCCTTGTGAAATCTCCTCGAATATTTGAGGTTCTTAGACATATCAAAAAAGAAAATGAAGCAGCACCTTATATAAATAAGAACGAAATCGTGAGGTTATTAAAACAAGCTGTGCAGAACGGAGAAAGTATAAGCAAACAAAAAAAACATATTGAAAATATTAATGATATGTTGGGAAAGGACAGAATATTTGACTGA
- a CDS encoding alpha-L-fucosidase has product MMLFSKKNIYYNPLLSLVLLVIILTPKTICAQESNESYHKRMQWWDEGRLGIFLHWGVYSTFGGEYNGTDYGKEMGQASAEWIYLTSNMPQSDYQDAALNWNPTKYNAEEWVKMAKDAGMTYMVLTSKHHDGYALFNTEASDWNSVECSAAKRDLIKDFVLACHKYDMKVGFYYSHEKDWINHVRKNVDQEPIPKNYEKYVKKQVTELCTNYGKIDLIWFDTPVYNHLEFNKMCAGIVRKLQPECIINGRIGNGLGDYKNIGDRAIINPGMAGYMESIMTMRLNWGYDKNDDYWKSSDELIKMVSKCACRGSNFLLNIGPTPEGTFPLQDQVRLDNLGKWMKLNAEAIYKTKGSPFSKEHKWGSLSQSKTNNIIYLHLWNWSGGNITVNGLLSKVESASFLDTKNNLTFIQDEKSSELIVELPEINTSQNLRIVKLIVDKKTFDITKGPDFVAPVVANKEHLKLTGTIDKIDGINFTITGRPVVRDKRGKEIYKDEITTQFTLNDQVRFRVNKDGDIREVQSLDLKEGSKYHIVYGSDKNNPKVKIVTELK; this is encoded by the coding sequence ATGATGCTATTTTCTAAAAAAAACATTTACTATAACCCTTTACTTTCTTTAGTATTGCTTGTTATTATACTAACTCCTAAAACTATTTGTGCACAGGAATCAAATGAATCTTATCATAAACGTATGCAATGGTGGGATGAAGGGCGTTTAGGAATCTTTCTGCATTGGGGTGTTTATTCTACATTTGGAGGTGAATACAATGGAACAGATTATGGTAAGGAAATGGGACAAGCAAGTGCCGAATGGATTTACCTCACTTCGAATATGCCACAAAGTGATTATCAAGATGCTGCTCTAAACTGGAATCCTACTAAATATAATGCAGAAGAATGGGTTAAAATGGCTAAGGATGCTGGTATGACATATATGGTACTTACATCTAAACATCATGATGGTTATGCTCTTTTTAATACAGAGGCCTCTGATTGGAATAGTGTAGAATGCTCAGCAGCAAAGAGAGATTTAATAAAAGACTTTGTTTTGGCCTGTCATAAATACGATATGAAGGTTGGGTTTTATTACTCCCATGAAAAGGATTGGATAAATCATGTGCGAAAAAATGTAGACCAAGAACCTATTCCTAAAAATTATGAGAAGTATGTAAAAAAGCAAGTTACTGAATTATGTACAAATTATGGAAAAATTGATTTAATATGGTTTGATACCCCTGTTTATAACCATTTAGAATTCAATAAAATGTGTGCAGGAATAGTAAGAAAACTTCAGCCAGAATGTATCATAAATGGTCGTATAGGGAACGGATTAGGAGATTATAAAAATATTGGAGACCGTGCTATTATAAATCCTGGTATGGCGGGTTACATGGAGTCAATCATGACCATGCGTTTAAATTGGGGCTATGATAAAAATGATGATTATTGGAAATCTTCTGATGAGTTAATAAAAATGGTAAGTAAATGTGCTTGTCGTGGATCAAACTTTTTATTAAATATTGGTCCTACACCAGAAGGAACTTTTCCTTTACAAGACCAAGTAAGATTAGATAATTTAGGAAAATGGATGAAATTAAATGCCGAAGCTATTTACAAAACAAAAGGCAGTCCATTTTCAAAAGAACATAAATGGGGTTCTTTATCACAAAGCAAAACAAACAACATCATTTACCTTCATTTGTGGAACTGGTCAGGAGGTAACATAACAGTTAATGGTTTACTTTCTAAAGTGGAGAGTGCATCATTTTTGGATACTAAGAATAATTTAACTTTTATTCAGGATGAAAAATCTTCGGAATTAATAGTAGAATTACCAGAAATAAACACCAGTCAGAACCTAAGAATTGTTAAACTAATCGTCGATAAAAAAACTTTCGATATTACGAAAGGTCCAGACTTTGTTGCTCCAGTAGTTGCAAATAAAGAACATTTAAAACTAACTGGGACTATTGATAAAATCGATGGCATTAATTTCACAATTACTGGAAGACCTGTTGTTCGGGACAAAAGAGGTAAGGAGATATATAAAGATGAAATAACTACTCAATTTACACTAAACGATCAAGTACGTTTTAGAGTCAATAAAGATGGAGATATTCGTGAAGTACAAAGTCTTGATCTCAAAGAGGGTTCAAAATATCATATAGTGTACGGTTCTGATAAAAACAATCCAAAAGTGAAAATCGTGACTGAATTGAAATAA